A genomic segment from Nicotiana tabacum cultivar K326 chromosome 7, ASM71507v2, whole genome shotgun sequence encodes:
- the LOC107788335 gene encoding putative late blight resistance protein homolog R1B-17: protein MSAKSLEIRPCLVAEPSKHMQNRQSDPMNDEEIVGFENDAERIIKRLNEGKKELDVIPIVGMAGQGKTTFARKLYNNDIIVYHFDVRAWCIISQTYNRQELLLEIFNQVTGSKGKVHEVGELADMLRKRLIGRRYLIVLDDMWDIKAWEDLRLSFPNGETGSRIIVTTRLEEVGKQVKHDTDPYFLRFLTRDESLKLLQKKVFQKEACPPELQDVSLAVAKRCKGLPLVIILVAGIIKRKKMEESWWHEVKNALLSYLGEAEGYSLSTMQLSYDNLPDSLKPCLLYMGMFPEDARIPVSKLISLWIAEGFMQNIDSERLMEEAAEGYLMDLISSNVVMVERRRYNGKVKYCQVHDVILHFCLEKSREENFLLAVKGNYSDFQPSHLEETRLSINVTDELSAFALLTAEPFHQHLRSLITNDGGEYLRLNPFPQISKLGFLKVLDLSSQEVVPLSSATLHPLIYLKYLAVRTDQFDFHPESHLRHLETLIVLSYKSVVLPPIFWKMEKLRHVEINGVVVYLENSKQGIFEESPKLENLRILRHVRYPISDGECLDVLLRRCPNLQNLRLTISSYELPKEICTFSPKLDSFTRLQLLDLFFEGRKFSITELHFPSNLKKLKLEGPHIVSAVPLIAGLPNLEYLKLKDWGTKSEEWCLKDIEFNKLKLLKLVSLGISRLDDPEESFPKLETLVIRMCHKLEEIPPSFADIETLKQIKLIGRRPQTLEPSAVKLKEDIEEIEGCSRLC, encoded by the coding sequence ATGTCTGCCAAGAGTTTGGAGATTAGGCCCTGCTTGGTGGCTGAGCCATCTAAACATATGCAAAATCGACAGAGTGACCCTATGAATGATGAGGAGATAGTTGGTTTTGAGAATGACGCTGAAAGAATAATTAAGCGTCTGAATGAAGGAAAAAAAGAGCTAGACGTCATCCCAATTGTTGGGATGGCTGGACAAGGTAAAACAACTTTTGCTAGAAAGTTGTATAACAATGATATCATTGTTTACCATTTTGATGTTCGAGCATGGTGCATCATTTCCCAAACATATAATCGACAAGAGTTATTACTAGAGATTTTCAATCAAGTTACCGGTTCTAAGGGCAAGGTACATGAAGTTGGCGAACTTGCTGACATGTTGAGGAAAAGATTAATTGGCAGGAGATATCTGATTGTCTTGGATGATATGTGGGATATTAAAGCGTGGGAAGATTTAAGATTATCTTTCCCAAATGGTGAAACAGGAAGTAGAATAATAGTAACAACACGACTTGAGGAAGTAGGTAAACAGGTCAAGCACGATACCGATCCTTATTTTCTCCGATTCCTCACACGCGATGAGAGTCTAAAGTTGTTGCAGAAAAAAGTGTTTCAAAAGGAAGCTTGCCCACCTGAACTACAAGATGTCAGCCTAGCAGTTGCAAAAAGATGCAAAGGACTGCCTCTAGTGATTATCTTGGTAGCTGGAATaatcaaaaggaagaaaatggAAGAATCTTGGTGGCATGAGGTTAAAAATGCTCTCCTTTCGTATCTAGGTGAGGCTGAAGGATATAGTCTCTCGACTATGCAGTTAAGTTATGATAACTTACCTGATTCTTTAAAACCTTGCCTCCTTTATATGGGGATGTTTCCTGAGGACGCGAGAATTCCAGTTTCTAAATTGATAAGTTTATGGATAGCGGAAGGCTTCATGCAGAACATTGATTCGGAGAGATTAATGGAAGAGGCAGCTGAAGGTTACTTGATGGATCTCATTAGCAGTAATGTGGTGATGGTTGAGAGGAGAAGATATAACGGTAAAGTCAAATACTGCCAGGTTCATGATGTCATACTTCACTTTTGCTTGGAGAAAAGCAGAGAAGAAAATTTTTTGTTGGCAGTGAAGGGGAATTATAGCGACTTTCAACCTTCTCATTTGGAGGAAACTCGACTGAGCATCAATGTCACTGATGAACTTTCTGCGTTTGCATTGCTCACAGCGGAGCCTTTTCATCAACATTTAAGGTCACTGATAACAAATGATGGAGGAGAATATTTACGATTGAATCCCTTCCCTCAGATTAGTAAATTGGGATTTCTTAAGGTGTTGGATTTGAGTTCTCAAGAAGTGGTTCCTTTATCGTCAGCTACATTGCATCCACTAATTTATCTGAAGTACCTCGCAGTTAGGACAGATCAATTTGATTTCCATCCGGAATCACATCTACGCCATCTTGAAactttaattgttctttcttaCAAGAGCGTAGTGTTACCCCCGATTTTTTGGAAAATGGAAAAACTAAGACATGTTGAGATTAATGGAGTTGTTGTTTATTTGGAAAACAGTAAGCAGGGGATCTTTGAAGAATCCCCTAAATTGGAGAATTTGAGGATATTAAGACATGTTCGTTATCCAATTAGTGATGGTGAATGCCTGGATGTCTTATTACGGAGGTGTCCTAACCTTCAAAATCTTAGGCTCACTATCTCTAGCTATGAACTTCCCAAAGAGATTTGTACTTTCAGTCCCAAACTAGATAGTTTTACTCGGCTGCAATTACTTGACCTTTTCTTTGAGGGTAGGAAATTTAGTATAACTGAGTTACACTTTCCTTCAAATCTAAAGAAGTTGAAACTTGAAGGGCCTCATATAGTAAGCGCAGTTCCCTTGATTGCAGGACTACCAAATCTAGAGTATCTCAAATTAAAGGATTGGGGAACTAAGTCGGAAGAGTGGTGCCTCAAAGATATCGAGTTCAATAAACTTAAGTTGTTGAAGCTGGTGTCGTTAGGTATCTCAAGGTTGGATGACCCAGAGGAATCTTTTCCTAAGCTTGAAACGCTTGTTATAAGAATGTGTCACAAGCTTGAGGAGATTCCCCCTAGCTTTGCAGATATTGAAACATTGAAACAGATTAAGTTGATTGGGCGCAGGCCACAAACTCTGGAGCCTTCAGCTGTGAAACTTAAGGAAGACATCGAAGAGATTGAAGGATGCAGCCGTCTTTGTTAG